Proteins from a genomic interval of Amycolatopsis sp. cg13:
- a CDS encoding rhodanese-like domain-containing protein, translating into MKPRILSLPIEAPANAVEYFGRELAFEVDPVDLALDLADGRTDGYVLVETRSPGAYAEAHLPGAICLPYREMTEESTRDLDRSLVYVCYCESIYCNAATQGAYRLAQLGFTVKRLSGGITTWLAHGYPTEAGMAVPWTA; encoded by the coding sequence GTGAAACCTCGCATCCTCAGCCTGCCCATCGAAGCTCCTGCCAACGCCGTCGAGTACTTCGGGCGCGAACTCGCCTTCGAGGTCGACCCGGTCGATCTCGCCCTGGACCTCGCGGACGGACGCACCGACGGCTACGTCCTCGTCGAGACCCGCAGCCCCGGCGCGTATGCCGAAGCGCACCTGCCGGGCGCGATTTGCTTGCCGTACCGGGAAATGACCGAGGAAAGCACCCGCGACCTCGACCGGAGCCTCGTCTACGTCTGCTATTGCGAAAGCATCTACTGCAACGCCGCTACCCAGGGCGCGTACCGGCTCGCGCAGCTCGGCTTCACGGTGAAACGGCTCTCCGGCGGCATCACGACCTGGCTCGCCCACGGCTATCCGACCGAGGCTGGCATGGCCGTACCCTGGACGGCGTGA
- a CDS encoding Lrp/AsnC family transcriptional regulator, with protein sequence MELDDVDRRLLELLQSDGRLTFSELGRRVSLSAPAVTERVRRLEQRGVITGYGARVDPEKLGRPIQAMVRVRVRSLDGPRFRETILPLPEITDADHVTGDECWLLRVHCRTTAELEQFVERAQRYGETTTSLVFSSPVRRRGLPL encoded by the coding sequence GTGGAACTGGACGACGTCGACCGGCGCCTGCTGGAGCTGCTCCAGTCCGACGGCCGCCTGACGTTCTCAGAACTCGGCCGCCGGGTGTCGCTGTCCGCGCCGGCCGTGACGGAACGGGTGCGCCGACTGGAACAGCGCGGGGTGATCACCGGCTACGGCGCGCGGGTCGATCCAGAGAAGCTGGGCCGCCCGATCCAGGCGATGGTCCGGGTCCGAGTCCGCAGCCTGGACGGCCCGCGGTTCCGCGAGACGATCCTCCCGCTGCCGGAAATCACCGACGCCGACCACGTCACCGGAGACGAGTGCTGGCTGCTCCGGGTGCACTGCCGCACGACGGCGGAGCTGGAGCAGTTCGTGGAGCGAGCCCAGCGCTACGGCGAGACGACGACCTCGCTGGTGTTCTCTTCTCCCGTTCGGAGACGCGGGCTGCCGCTGTGA